The Panicum hallii strain FIL2 chromosome 9, PHallii_v3.1, whole genome shotgun sequence genome has a window encoding:
- the LOC112878183 gene encoding proline-rich receptor-like protein kinase PERK5, which yields MASPLDNMLGASAGSDDSSGSPSPPSDDTSSPPPSSSPPSTPSAPPSNSSGSGSPPPSPPSPSQPAASLSPPTATPQNSSALSPPAPADRGLPAAPSRDSPSTPAAKRGGGDSDKSGHSKSGSSRNGAPPVAAIVAGVVIGVLAFGLLMCIAACVCCARRRKRKKPPHMNMPYYTDQHGNVFYANSMPKWKNSTAMMDHGGGWHAPYSPGSGNTTSGSHGPGQMPSSSSPGMPSLGFSKSSFSYDELASATGGFASGNVLGQGGFGYVYKGVLPGSGKEVAVKQLKAGSGQGEREFQAEVEIISRVHHRHLVSLVGYCIAGSSQRLLVYEFVPNKTLEYHLHGKGVPVMNWPTRLAIALGSAKGLAYLHEDCHPRIIHRDIKAANILLDENFEAKVADFGLAKLTTDTNTHVSTRVMGTFGYLAPEYASSGKLTDKSDVFSFGVMLLELITGKRPVDPTNYMEDSLVDWARPLLARALSEGGTFDELLDPRLENNVDRLELERMCAAAAAAVRHSAKRRPKMKQIVRALEGDALLDDLNEGVKPGQSMMFSSSSEYDAGGGNYTSDMSRFRKVAFESGEYSNEYGATSESGEAVATRRQQHH from the exons ATGGCGTCGCCGCTAGACAACATGCTCGGCGCGTCGGCAGGCTCGGACGATTCCTCGGGGTCACCGTCACCACCGAGCGACGACACGTCGTCGCCGCCACCCTCCAGCTCCCCGCCATCCACGCCGTCGGCGCCACCGTCCAACTCCTCCGGGTCGGGCTCGCCACCGCCTTCACCGCCCTCACCGTCGCAACCCGCGGCGTCGCTGTCGCCTCCAACGGCGACGCCGCAGAATAGCAGCGCGTTGTCACCTCCGGCGCCAGCGGACAGAGGCTTGCCAGCAGCGCCGTCAAGGGACTCCCCGTCCACGCCTGCTGccaagcgcggcggcggcgactccGACAAGAGTGGCCACAGCAAGAGCGGGAGCAGCAGAAACGGGGCACCGCCGGTGGCCGCCATCGTGGCCGGCGTGGTGATCGGGGTCCTGGCCTTCGGCCTGCTGATGTGCATCGCCGCGTGCGTgtgctgcgcgaggaggaggaagaggaagaaaccCCCGCACATGAACATGCCCTACTACACCGACCAGCACG GGAACGTGTTCTACGCGAACAGCATGCCCAAGTGGAAGAACAGCACCGCGATGATGGACCACGGCGGGGGCTGGCACGCGCCGTACTCGCCGGGGAGCGGGAACACGACGAGCGGCTCGCACGGGCCGGGGCAgatgccgtcgtcgtcgtccccggGCATGCCGTCGCTGGGGTTCTCCAAGAGCTCGTTCTCGTACGACGAGCTGGCGTCCGCGACGGGCGGGTTCGCGTCGGGGAACGTGCTGGGGCAGGGCGGGTTCGGGTACGTGTACAAGGGCGTGCTCCCGGGCAGCGGCAAGGAGGTGGCGGTGAAGCAGCTCAAGGCCGGTAGCGGGCAGGGCGAGCGCGAGTTCCAGGCCGAGGTGGAGATCATCAGCCGcgtccaccaccgccacctcgtcTCCCTCGTCGGCTACTGCATCGCCGGGTCCTCCCAGCGCCTGCTCGTCTACGAGTTCGTGCCCAACAAAACCCTCGAGTACCACCTCCACG GGAAGGGTGTGCCGGTGATGAACTGGCCGACGAGGCTCGCCATCGCGCTCGGCTCCGCCAAGGGCCTGGCTTACCTGCACGAAGACT GCCACCCCAGGATCATCCACCGAGACATCAAGGCCGCCAACATCCTTTTGGACGAGAATTTCGAGGCTAAG GTCGCGGATTTCGGACTGGCCAAGCTGACCACGGACACCAACACGCACGTCTCCACGCGCGTCATGGGAACATTCGG GTACCTGGCCCCGGAGTACGCGTCGAGCGGCAAGCTCACAGACAAGTCGGACGTGTTCTCCTTCGGCGTCATGCTCTTGGAGCTCATCACTGGCAAGCGCCCGGTTGATCCCACCAACTACATGGAGGACAGCCTCGTTGATTGG GCGAGGCCCCTCCTGGCGCGCGCCTTGTCCGAGGGAGGCACCTTCGACGAGCTGCTGGACCCGCGGCTGGAGAACAACGTCGACCGGCTGGAGCTGGAGCGCatgtgcgccgccgccgccgccgccgtccgccactCCGCCAAGCGGCGCCCCAAGATGAAACAG ATTGTTCGTGCCCTTGAGGGCGACGCGTTGCTGGACGACCTGAACGAGGGGGTGAAGCCGGGGCAGAGCATGATGTTCAGCTCCAGCTCGGAGtacgacgccggcggcggcaactACACCTCGGACATGAGCAGGTTCAGGAAGGTGGCCTTCGAGAGCGGCGAGTACAGCAACGAGTACGGCGCGACGAGCGAGTCCGGGGAGGCGGTGGCGACCCGCCGGCAGCAGCATCACTGA
- the LOC112878180 gene encoding coatomer subunit gamma-1, giving the protein MPRSLVGGDLAAPEMAQPYMKKDDDDEEVEYSPFFGIEKGAVLQEARAFHDPQLDVRRCSQVITKLLYLLNQGETFTKVEATEVFFAVTKLFQSSDAGLRRLVYLMIKELSPSSDEVIIVTSSLMKDMNSKTDMYRANAIRVLCRIIDGTLLTQIERYLKQAIVDKNPVVASAALVSGIHLAQANPEIVKRWSNEVQEAVQSRAPLVQFHGLALLHQIRQNDRLAVSKLVSSLTRGSVRSPLAQCLLIRYTSQVMRESNINSQTGDRPLFDFLESSLRHKSEMVILEAARKITEMDVTSRELAPAITVLQLFLSSSKPVLRFAAVRTLNKVAMTRPLAVTTCNVDLEGLMSDTNRSIATLAITTLLKTGNESSVDRLIKQITNFMSDIADEFKIVVVEAIRSLCLKFPLKYRSMLNFLSNSLREEGGFEYKKAIVDSIITLISEIPDAKEIGLLHLCEFIEDCEFTYLSSQILHFLGNEGPRTSDPSRYIRYIYNRVILENATVRASAVSTLAKFGALVDTLKPRIFVLLRRCLFDTEDEVRDRATLYLQTLGGEVAIGNNEKDAKDFLFGSFDVPLANLEASLRTYEPSEEPFDISLVSREVRSLPLQEKKAPGKKAPAAAATPAPVSAVDAYQKMLSSIPEFAGFGRLFKSSEPVELTEAETEYAVNVVKHIYDSYVVLQYNCTNTIEEQLLEDVTVCVDASDAEEFSEICSKPLASLPYNSTGQIFVAFEKPEHVPAIGKILNLLKFTVKEVDTSTGEADEDGVEDEYQLEEFEVAAADYMLRVPVSNFRNAWENMDPESERVDEYGLGVRESLAEAVSAVINILGMQPCEGTEVVPKNARSHSCLLSGVFIGDVKVLVRLSFGLSGPNEVAMKLAVRSDDPEVSDKIHEIVASG; this is encoded by the exons ATGCCTCGATCCCTCGTCGGCGGTGACCTGGCCGCACCGGAGATGGCGCAGCCGTACATGAagaaggacgacgacgacgaagaaG TCGAGTATTCGCCATTCTTTGGGATCGAGAAGGGGGCTGTTCTGCAGGAGGCGAGGGCTTTCCACGATCCACAACTTGATGTCAGACGGTGCTCACAA GTCATTACCAAGCTATTATATTTGCTTAATCAAGGAGAGACATTCACAAAG GTTGAGGCCACCGAAGTCTTCTTTGCAGTAACAAAGTTGTTCCAGTCTAGTGATGCTGGTCTTAGGAGGCTGGTGTATTTAATGATCAAAGAGCTTTCTCCATCATCAGATGAG GTCATCATAGTCACAAGCTCATTGATGAAAGATATGAACAGCAAAACAGATATGTACCGTGCCAATGCTATTAGAGTTCTTTGTAGAATAATTGATGGCACCCTACTAACACAAATCGAGAGATATTTGAAGCAAGCTATTGTTGACAAAAATCCAGTGGTTGCTAGTGCTGCTCTTGTTAGTGGCATCCACCTTGCTCAG GCAAACCCAGAAATTGTGAAAAGATGGAGCAACGAAGTCCAGGAAGCTGTTCAATCAAGAGCTCCCCTTGTCCAATTTCATGGTCTTGCTCTTCTTCACCAG ATCAGACAGAATGATCGTTTAGCTGTTAGCAAGCTAGTTTCTAGTTTGACAAGGGGATCCGTGCGTTCTCCTCTTGCACAATGTCTCCTGATTCGTTACACAAGTCAG GTTATGCGTGAGTCAAACATAAACAGCCAAACTGGCGACCGTCCACTTTTTGATTTTCTGGAATCATCCCTCAGACATAAATCAGAAATGGTGATTTTAGAAGCTGCACGGAAGATAACTGAGATGGATGTTACAAGTCGTGAATTGGCACCAGCAATTACAGTGTTGCAGTTATTTTTGAGTTCATCCAAGCCTGTGCTTCGCTTTGCTGCTGTCCGGACTCTCAATAAG GTTGCCATGACACGCCCTCTGGCGGTGACAACCTGCAACGTGGACTTGGAGGGTTTGATGTCAGACACGAACAGGAGTATAGCAACCCTGGCAATCACTACTCTTCTTAAAACTGGCAATGAATCAAGTGTGGATCGCCTCATAAAACAGATTACCAATTTCATGTCTGACATAGCAGATGAATTCAAGATAGTTGTTGTCGAAGCTATCCGGTCTCTGTGCCTGAAGTTCCCGCTCAAATATCGCTCAAT GTTGAACTTTTTGAGCAACAGTTTGAGAGAAGAAGGGGGCTTCGAGTATAAAAAGGCCATAGTGGATTCCATAATTACTCTGATAAGTGAGATACCAGATGCCAAAGAAATTGGACTGCTACATCTCTGTGAATTCATTGAAGACTGCGAATTCACGTATCTTTCTAGTCAG ATATTGCATTTTCTGGGAAATGAAGGGCCAAGGACATCAGATCCAAGCAGATATATTCGCTACATCTACAACCGTGTGATATTGGAAAATGCCACTGTTCGTGCTAGTGCTGTCAGCACGCTGGCCAAGTTTGGTGCCCTAGTTGATACACTCAAG CCTCGGATCTTTGTTCTCTTGCGACGATGCCTGTTTGATACTGAAGATGAG GTTCGTGATCGGGCTACACTCTATCTCCAAACTCTTGGTGGTGAAGTTGCCATTGGTAACAATGAGAAGGATGCGAAGGACTTCCTATTTGGATCTTTTGATGTGCCACTTGCCAACTTAGAAGCAAGCCTAAGAACCTAT GAACCTTCGGAGGAGCCTTTTGACATTTCATTGGTGTCGAGAGAAGTCAGGTCACTACCACTTCAAGAGAagaaggcccctggaaagaaggcacctgctgctgctgcgaccCCTGCACCTGTTTCAGCTGTTGATGCTTATCAGAAGATGCTTTCATCCATTCCTGAGTTCGCTGGGTTTGGAAGGCTGTTCAAG TCCTCTGAACCGGTGGAGCTGACAGAGGCAGAAACTGAATATGCTGTTAATGTGGTTAAGCACATTTATGACAGCTATGTTGTATTGCAGTACAATTGTACAAACACTATAGAGGAACAACTGCTAGAAGAT GTCACTGTTTGTGTCGACGCCTCAGATGCTGAGGAGTTTTCAGAAATTTGTTCAAAGCCTCTGGCAAGCTTGCCTTATAATTCTACTGGGCAAATTTTTGTTGCTTTTGAAAAGCCGGAGCATGTACCTGCTATTGGGAAAATTTTAAATTTGCTGAAGTTTACTGTTAAAGAG GTTGACACATCTACAGGGGAAGCTGATGAGGATGGTGTGGAGGATGAATACCAGTTAGAGGAGTTTGAAGTTGCTGCTGCTGATTATATGCTGAGGGTCCCTGTCTCCAACTTCAGGAATGCCTGGGAAAATATGGACCCAGAGAGTGAGCGTGTCGATGAGTATGGTCTTGGGGTTAGAGAGAGCTTGGCTGAGGCCGTCAGTGCTGTCATTAACATCCTTGGGATGCAGCCGTGTGAG GGCACCGAGGTTGTACCAAAAAATGCAAGATCGCACTCCTGCCTGCTTTCTGGCGTGTTTATCGGTGATGTGAAGGTTCTAGTCaggttgtcatttggactcaGTGGGCCTAACGAAGTGGCAATGAAGCTGGCTGTCAGATCAGATGACCCTGAAGTCAGTGACAAGATTCACGAGATTGTTGCCAGTGGATAG
- the LOC112878196 gene encoding uncharacterized protein LOC112878196, with translation MAAASTSLSLGFSSLLCPTPRIRLLPQPQPPNPNNPPKPLRLGLTLAPAAAAPRPDAVPDGVAIADVVEKDWSFLEPAGAGVQRALAAGALSPSSRVLAVTPTASFVGALLASSPCGLLVAAHESLYVLAGVKEAHDEVRCFHLEGGGGGRGGGVVEAVPERFDDFDAVFVCYFPGMGVSAAALLKSLAKRCSKGARVVMFLDQGRQNFEQHRREHPDVVTSDLPSKSSLEKAASGNKYEITEFVDESTLYLAVLQFQG, from the exons atggccgccgcctccacctccctTTCCCTTGGCTTCTCCTCTCTCCTCTGCCCAACTCCCAGAATCCGACTCCTGCCGCAGCCGCAACCACCGAACCCCAACAATCCCCCTAAACCCCTCCGCCTCGGCCTAACCCTCgccccggcggccgcggcgccgcgcCCCGACGCGGTGCCGGACGGCGTCGCCATCGCCGACGTCGTGGAGAAGGACTGGTCCTTCCTCGAGCCCGCGGGGGCGGGCGTCCAGCGCGCGCTCGCCGCGGGGGCGCTGTCGCCGTCGTCGCGGGTGCTGGCCGTGACGCCCACGGCGTCCTTCGTGGGCGCTCTGCTCGCGTCCTCGCCGTGCGGGCTCCTGGTGGCCGCGCACGAGTCGCTGTACGTGCTGGCGGGGGTCAAGGAGGCGCACGACGAGGTGAGGTGCTTCCacctggagggcggcggcgggggcaggggcggcggcgtggtggaGGCCGTGCCGGAGAGGTTCGACGACTTCGACGCCGTGTTCGTGTGCTACTTCCCTGGGATGGGGGTCTCCGCTGCGGCGCTGCTCAAGTCGCTGGCCAAGAGGTGCTCCAAAG GTGCAAGAGTTGTCATGTTCTTGGATCAAGGCAGGCAGAATTTTGAACAACACCGGAGAGAGCATCCTGATGTTGTAACATCTGATTTGCCCAGTAAATCCTCACTAGAGAAGGCTGCATCTGGGAACAAGTACGAGATAACAGAGTTTGTGGATGAGTCTACCTTGTACCTAGCTGTTTTGCAATTTCAAGGATGA
- the LOC112878189 gene encoding uncharacterized protein LOC112878189 isoform X1 produces MACCFLRAAAAPRLLYRTAASRHLPSPLTVLRKGFSEQSVLPITDSVGSFQGPSVQNTPRIPLYDDNLSSGILDTLSNPTEGVPLADPSNGRIMLVDGTSVMYRSYYKILAQLQHGQLEHADGNGDWVLTIFKALSLLLDMLEFIPSHAAVVFDHDGVPYGHYTAMPSKECHMAKGMTFRHMLYPAYKSNRTPTPDTVVQGMQYLKASIKAMSIKVIEVPGVEADDVIGTLAVNSVSAGYKVRIVSPDKDFFQILSPSLRLLRVAPRGSGMVSFGVEDFVKRYGALKPSQFVDVVALSGDKADNIPGVEGIGDVNAVKLITKFGSLENLLKSVDEVEDERIKQVLISQAEQAILCKSLATLRSDLPSYMVPFKTADLVFQKPQDDGTKFIKLLRALEAYAEGSSADPIIRRATYIWNKLKS; encoded by the exons ATGGCCTGCTGcttcctccgcgccgccgcggcgccccgcCTCCTCTACCGCACCGCCGCCTCCAGGCATCTCCCGTCGCCACTCACCGTACTCAGAAAG GGTTTTTCAGAGCAGTCAGTTCTGCCAATCACAGACTCAGTTGGGAGTTTTCAAGGACCGTCAGTGCAGAACACTCCACGCATTCCACTGTATGATGACAACTTATCCTCAGGCATATTGGACACATTGTCGAACCCGACAGAGGGTGTCCCTCTTGCCGATCCTTCAAATGGCAGAATAATGCTAGTTGATGGAACGTCAGTGATGTACAGATCCTACTACAAGATATTAG CACAGCTGCAGCATGGCCAGTTGGAGCATGCTGATGGAAATGGGGATTGGGTTTTAACTATATTCAAAGCTCTATCCCTG CTTCTTGACATGCTGGAGTTCATTCCATCTCATGCTGCG GTCGTGTTTGACCATGATG GAGTTCCATATGGTCATTATACTGCCATGCCATCCAAAGAATGTCACATGGCAAAAG GAATGACCTTTCGCCATATGTTGTACCCTGCTTACAAGAGTAACCGCACCCCAACACCGGACACCGTTGTCCAGGGCATGCAATACTTGAAGGCATCCATTAAGGCGATGTCAATCAAAGTAATTGAG GTTCCAGGTGTTGAAGCTGATGATGTTATTGGTACCCTGGCTGTAAACAGTGTGTCGGCTGGTTACAAG GTACGGATTGTCTCTCCTGATAAAGACTTCTTCCAAATTTTGTCACCTTCTTTGCGTTTGCTCAGGGTTGCTCCACGTGGTTCAGG GATGGTTTCATTTGGAGTTGAAGATTTCGTTAAAAGATATGGAGCACTGAAACCCTCGCAGTTTGTTGATGTTGTCGCACTTTCAGGAGACAAAGCTGACAATATACCTG GAGTTGAGGGGATTGGAGATGTTAATGCTGTGAAGCTGATAACTAAGTTTG GTTCCTTAGAGAATCTACTGAAATCTGTGGATGAAGTTGAGGATGAACGAATTAAACAG GTTCTGATATCTCAAGCGGAACAGGCAATCCTTTGCAAAAGCCTG GCCACACTGcgttctgatcttccttcttaTATGGTTCCTTTCAAGACAGCTGACCTTGTATTTCAGAAGCCGCAG GATGATGGGACCAAATTCATAAAGCTTTTACGAGCTTTGGAAGCATACGCAGAAGGTTCCTCAGCAGACCCAATCATCAGAAGAGCAACCTATATTTGGAACAAGCTTAAATCGTGA
- the LOC112878189 gene encoding uncharacterized protein LOC112878189 isoform X2, with the protein MACCFLRAAAAPRLLYRTAASRHLPSPLTVLRKGFSEQSVLPITDSVGSFQGPSVQNTPRIPLYDDNLSSGILDTLSNPTEGVPLADPSNGRIMLVDGTSVMYRSYYKILAQLQHGQLEHADGNGDWVLTIFKALSLLLDMLEFIPSHAAVVFDHDGMTFRHMLYPAYKSNRTPTPDTVVQGMQYLKASIKAMSIKVIEVPGVEADDVIGTLAVNSVSAGYKVRIVSPDKDFFQILSPSLRLLRVAPRGSGMVSFGVEDFVKRYGALKPSQFVDVVALSGDKADNIPGVEGIGDVNAVKLITKFGSLENLLKSVDEVEDERIKQVLISQAEQAILCKSLATLRSDLPSYMVPFKTADLVFQKPQDDGTKFIKLLRALEAYAEGSSADPIIRRATYIWNKLKS; encoded by the exons ATGGCCTGCTGcttcctccgcgccgccgcggcgccccgcCTCCTCTACCGCACCGCCGCCTCCAGGCATCTCCCGTCGCCACTCACCGTACTCAGAAAG GGTTTTTCAGAGCAGTCAGTTCTGCCAATCACAGACTCAGTTGGGAGTTTTCAAGGACCGTCAGTGCAGAACACTCCACGCATTCCACTGTATGATGACAACTTATCCTCAGGCATATTGGACACATTGTCGAACCCGACAGAGGGTGTCCCTCTTGCCGATCCTTCAAATGGCAGAATAATGCTAGTTGATGGAACGTCAGTGATGTACAGATCCTACTACAAGATATTAG CACAGCTGCAGCATGGCCAGTTGGAGCATGCTGATGGAAATGGGGATTGGGTTTTAACTATATTCAAAGCTCTATCCCTG CTTCTTGACATGCTGGAGTTCATTCCATCTCATGCTGCG GTCGTGTTTGACCATGATG GAATGACCTTTCGCCATATGTTGTACCCTGCTTACAAGAGTAACCGCACCCCAACACCGGACACCGTTGTCCAGGGCATGCAATACTTGAAGGCATCCATTAAGGCGATGTCAATCAAAGTAATTGAG GTTCCAGGTGTTGAAGCTGATGATGTTATTGGTACCCTGGCTGTAAACAGTGTGTCGGCTGGTTACAAG GTACGGATTGTCTCTCCTGATAAAGACTTCTTCCAAATTTTGTCACCTTCTTTGCGTTTGCTCAGGGTTGCTCCACGTGGTTCAGG GATGGTTTCATTTGGAGTTGAAGATTTCGTTAAAAGATATGGAGCACTGAAACCCTCGCAGTTTGTTGATGTTGTCGCACTTTCAGGAGACAAAGCTGACAATATACCTG GAGTTGAGGGGATTGGAGATGTTAATGCTGTGAAGCTGATAACTAAGTTTG GTTCCTTAGAGAATCTACTGAAATCTGTGGATGAAGTTGAGGATGAACGAATTAAACAG GTTCTGATATCTCAAGCGGAACAGGCAATCCTTTGCAAAAGCCTG GCCACACTGcgttctgatcttccttcttaTATGGTTCCTTTCAAGACAGCTGACCTTGTATTTCAGAAGCCGCAG GATGATGGGACCAAATTCATAAAGCTTTTACGAGCTTTGGAAGCATACGCAGAAGGTTCCTCAGCAGACCCAATCATCAGAAGAGCAACCTATATTTGGAACAAGCTTAAATCGTGA
- the LOC112878187 gene encoding glucan endo-1,3-beta-glucosidase 7-like isoform X1 yields the protein MVHLHVNKRVTRRPPQIMRSCIHDHFHLAPSQEASQSFIGVNYGTIADNLPPPASTASLLMSTSIGKLRLYEPQPELVAALAGSNISILLGIPNGDVPNLASSPAAAASWAAANIPTTVPVSAISVGNELLNSGDPTLAPQLLPAMQNLLAALPAGSTTKISTVHSMAVLSASDPPSSGAFHPDLAGSLDPVLDFLHQNGAPFMINPYPYFAYASDTRPETLAFCLFQPNAGRVDAVSGLTYTNMFDAQLDAIRAALDAKGYGDVDIVIAETGWPYKGDADEAGATVDNAKAYTSNLVAHLRSQAGTPRTPGKSVDTYIFALYDEDLKGGPESERSFGLYKTDLTANYDAGLSKSGSTAAPTILTPSPPQSTLQPSRGATPTGFCQTTAAVPGSTQGRQVPLSSSCYIPAGAVPRRADAGTWQLVWFGVLLCMAMVAGM from the exons ATGGTACATTTGCATGTGAACAAACGCGTCACCCGTCGTCCCCCACAAATCATGCGTTCATGCATTCATGATCACTTCCATTTGGCTCCATCCCAAGAAG CGTCGCAGTCGTTCATCGGCGTCAACTACGGGACGATCGCGGACAAcctcccgccgccggcgtcgacgGCCAGCCTGCTCATGTCCACGTCCATCGGCAAGCTCCGCCTCTACGAGCCCCAGCCGGAGCTGGTCGCCGCGCTCGCGGGCTCCAACATCTCCATCCTGCTGGGCATCCCCAACGGCGACGTGCCGAACCTCGcgtcctcccccgccgccgcggcgtcctGGGCCGCCGCCAACATCCCCACCACGGTGCCCGTCTCCGCCATCTCCGTCGGCAACGAGCTGCTCAACTCCGGAGACCCCACCCTCGCGCCCCAGCTCCTCCCCGCCATGCAGAACCTCCTCGCCGCGCTCCCGGCCGGCTCGACCACCAAG ATCTCCACCGTGCACTCCATGGCCGTGCTGTCGGCGTCGGACCCGCCGTCGTCCGGCGCATTCCACCCGGACCTCGCCGGCAGCCTGGACCCGGTGCTGGACTTCCTCCACCAGAACGGCGCGCCCTTCATGATCAACCCGTACCCCTACTTCGCCTACGCCTCCGACACGCGGCCGGAGACGCTGGCGTTCTGCCTCTTCCAGCCCAACGCCGGCCGCGTTGACGCCGTGTCCGGGCTCACCTACACCAACATGTTCGACGCGCAGCTGGACGCCATCCGCGCGGCGCTGGACGCCAAGGGCTACGGCGACGTGGACATCGTCATCGCCGAGACCGGGTGGCCGTACAAGGGGGACGCCGACGAGGCCGGCGCCACCGTGGACAACGCCAAGGCCTACACCAGCAACCTCGTGGCGCACCTCAGGTCCCAGGCCGGCACGCCGCGGACGCCCGGCAAGTCGGTGGACACCTACATCTTCGCGCTCTACGACGAGGACCTCAAGGGAGGGCCGGAGTCGGAGCGCTCCTTCGGGCTGTACAAGACGGACCTCACGGCGAACTACGACGCCGGGCTGTCCAAGAGTGGCAGCACCGCGGCTCCGACCATTTTGACTCCATCTCCACCGCAG AGCACGCTGCAGCCGAGCAGGGGGGCGACGCCGACGGGGTTCTGTCAGACGACGGCCGCCGTGCCGGGCAGCACGCAAGGCCGGCAGGTGCCGCTGAGCAGCTCGTGCTACATCCCGGCCGGAGCCGTGCCGCGGCGAGCTGACGCTGGCACTTGGCAGCTTGTTTGGTTTGGTGTTTTGCTGTGCATGGCAATGGTAGCAGGCATGTAG
- the LOC112878187 gene encoding glucan endo-1,3-beta-glucosidase 7-like isoform X2 produces the protein MGIRRRQEAAATILGLLQVLFHSATSQSFIGVNYGTIADNLPPPASTASLLMSTSIGKLRLYEPQPELVAALAGSNISILLGIPNGDVPNLASSPAAAASWAAANIPTTVPVSAISVGNELLNSGDPTLAPQLLPAMQNLLAALPAGSTTKISTVHSMAVLSASDPPSSGAFHPDLAGSLDPVLDFLHQNGAPFMINPYPYFAYASDTRPETLAFCLFQPNAGRVDAVSGLTYTNMFDAQLDAIRAALDAKGYGDVDIVIAETGWPYKGDADEAGATVDNAKAYTSNLVAHLRSQAGTPRTPGKSVDTYIFALYDEDLKGGPESERSFGLYKTDLTANYDAGLSKSGSTAAPTILTPSPPQSTLQPSRGATPTGFCQTTAAVPGSTQGRQVPLSSSCYIPAGAVPRRADAGTWQLVWFGVLLCMAMVAGM, from the exons ATGGGGATCAGGAGGCGGCAGGAAGCTGCTGCTACGATCCTGGGCCTCCTGCAGGTCCTCTTCCACTCCGCGA CGTCGCAGTCGTTCATCGGCGTCAACTACGGGACGATCGCGGACAAcctcccgccgccggcgtcgacgGCCAGCCTGCTCATGTCCACGTCCATCGGCAAGCTCCGCCTCTACGAGCCCCAGCCGGAGCTGGTCGCCGCGCTCGCGGGCTCCAACATCTCCATCCTGCTGGGCATCCCCAACGGCGACGTGCCGAACCTCGcgtcctcccccgccgccgcggcgtcctGGGCCGCCGCCAACATCCCCACCACGGTGCCCGTCTCCGCCATCTCCGTCGGCAACGAGCTGCTCAACTCCGGAGACCCCACCCTCGCGCCCCAGCTCCTCCCCGCCATGCAGAACCTCCTCGCCGCGCTCCCGGCCGGCTCGACCACCAAG ATCTCCACCGTGCACTCCATGGCCGTGCTGTCGGCGTCGGACCCGCCGTCGTCCGGCGCATTCCACCCGGACCTCGCCGGCAGCCTGGACCCGGTGCTGGACTTCCTCCACCAGAACGGCGCGCCCTTCATGATCAACCCGTACCCCTACTTCGCCTACGCCTCCGACACGCGGCCGGAGACGCTGGCGTTCTGCCTCTTCCAGCCCAACGCCGGCCGCGTTGACGCCGTGTCCGGGCTCACCTACACCAACATGTTCGACGCGCAGCTGGACGCCATCCGCGCGGCGCTGGACGCCAAGGGCTACGGCGACGTGGACATCGTCATCGCCGAGACCGGGTGGCCGTACAAGGGGGACGCCGACGAGGCCGGCGCCACCGTGGACAACGCCAAGGCCTACACCAGCAACCTCGTGGCGCACCTCAGGTCCCAGGCCGGCACGCCGCGGACGCCCGGCAAGTCGGTGGACACCTACATCTTCGCGCTCTACGACGAGGACCTCAAGGGAGGGCCGGAGTCGGAGCGCTCCTTCGGGCTGTACAAGACGGACCTCACGGCGAACTACGACGCCGGGCTGTCCAAGAGTGGCAGCACCGCGGCTCCGACCATTTTGACTCCATCTCCACCGCAG AGCACGCTGCAGCCGAGCAGGGGGGCGACGCCGACGGGGTTCTGTCAGACGACGGCCGCCGTGCCGGGCAGCACGCAAGGCCGGCAGGTGCCGCTGAGCAGCTCGTGCTACATCCCGGCCGGAGCCGTGCCGCGGCGAGCTGACGCTGGCACTTGGCAGCTTGTTTGGTTTGGTGTTTTGCTGTGCATGGCAATGGTAGCAGGCATGTAG